A DNA window from Gemmatimonadota bacterium contains the following coding sequences:
- a CDS encoding tetratricopeptide repeat protein codes for MLGPFLALAAAIALAPPLQGQGRFKVLVPNLEPLEGAKDNFGKDVSEKLRDLIDDMDTHVSVERDEIRKKLREFDLKEKDLGCIQWRQLAVQMSVELIFCGEYTETNSTRIVNSNFQGARNGEPFTVPEFSSTDDDHAAQEIHGAFQDYVQQLRSAAICVDYVGSQQWDNALRTCEEALAINPTMQTALYSRGRAKLGKAEGMEGTNGSPGERDQLVHGSLSDFDAVLEQNPVHEGAMQSAGYAATLLGDGERALGYFRQMLELDPGNVDVRLRVALDLMEAGDPAGALTLAEEGVEYAPEDMTLKLYIGHFALPAAQRYEESEDEADWALANPTYEKALANYDAVFTAQPDSADAVMLRNMLNAMRKLEQTDRAVAFGDRAEAALPDDAGLLVQVATVRKDAGQLDRAIETLESARAIDESVANFDGMMASWLIEAGRLADARAALSRARDAGSISGDDAANLLFAFAINGPYKEKKWSEA; via the coding sequence ATGCTCGGCCCGTTCCTAGCACTCGCGGCAGCCATTGCGTTGGCGCCGCCCCTGCAGGGACAGGGCCGCTTCAAGGTTCTGGTTCCGAATCTGGAGCCGCTCGAGGGCGCGAAGGACAACTTCGGCAAGGACGTGTCGGAGAAGCTGCGCGACCTGATCGACGACATGGACACGCACGTGTCCGTGGAGCGGGACGAGATCCGCAAGAAGCTGCGCGAGTTCGATCTGAAGGAGAAGGACCTGGGGTGCATCCAGTGGCGCCAGCTCGCCGTGCAGATGAGCGTGGAGCTCATCTTCTGCGGGGAGTACACCGAGACCAACAGCACGCGCATCGTGAACTCCAACTTCCAGGGCGCGCGCAACGGCGAGCCGTTCACGGTGCCGGAGTTCTCGAGCACCGACGACGACCACGCCGCCCAGGAGATCCACGGCGCCTTCCAGGACTACGTGCAGCAGCTTCGCTCCGCGGCTATCTGCGTGGACTACGTGGGTAGCCAGCAGTGGGACAACGCGTTGCGCACCTGCGAGGAGGCGCTGGCGATCAACCCCACCATGCAGACCGCGCTGTACTCGCGCGGCCGCGCCAAGCTCGGCAAGGCCGAGGGCATGGAGGGCACCAACGGTAGCCCAGGGGAGCGCGACCAGCTCGTCCACGGGTCGCTGTCCGATTTCGATGCAGTGTTGGAGCAGAACCCGGTGCACGAGGGCGCGATGCAGAGCGCCGGGTACGCGGCGACGCTGTTGGGCGACGGCGAGCGCGCGCTGGGCTACTTCCGGCAGATGCTCGAGCTCGACCCGGGCAACGTGGACGTGCGGCTGCGCGTGGCGCTGGACCTGATGGAAGCCGGCGACCCGGCGGGCGCGCTGACGCTCGCCGAAGAGGGCGTCGAGTACGCGCCCGAGGACATGACGCTCAAGCTCTACATCGGGCATTTCGCGCTGCCCGCCGCGCAGCGCTACGAGGAGTCCGAGGACGAGGCCGATTGGGCCCTGGCCAACCCCACGTACGAGAAGGCGCTGGCGAACTACGACGCGGTCTTCACCGCGCAGCCCGACTCGGCGGACGCGGTCATGCTGCGCAACATGCTCAACGCCATGCGCAAGCTGGAGCAGACCGACCGCGCCGTCGCCTTCGGCGATCGCGCGGAGGCGGCCCTGCCCGACGACGCCGGACTGCTGGTGCAGGTCGCCACGGTGCGCAAGGACGCGGGCCAGCTCGATCGCGCCATCGAGACGCTGGAGAGCGCGCGCGCCATCGACGAGAGCGTCGCCAACTTCGACGGCATGATGGCCTCCTGGCTGATCGAGGCGGGCCGGCTGGCGGACGCGCGCGCGGCGCTGTCGCGGGCGCGTGACGCCGGGTCCATCTCGGGGGACGACGCGGCCAACCTGCTCTTCGCCTTCGCCATCAACGGGCCGTACAAGGAAAAGAAGTGGAGCGAGGC